A window of Xylophilus sp. GW821-FHT01B05 contains these coding sequences:
- a CDS encoding carboxylesterase family protein, with protein MSVALADDTLLLHGLRGRREGGVAVFRGIPYAQAPTGARRFAAPEPAGLPEGAHDARAFGPIPPQPPRPGGARSAQASIGNCLNLNIWTPDPAARGLPVLLWLPGGGFVRADAGQDWYEGAGFARQGIVFVSVNYRVGVDGFAALDGAPANRGLLDQIAALQWVQRHIQHFGGDPAQVTLAGHSAGAGSVACLLGLPQARGLFRRAILQSPSVATLDTAQAGRLGAELAALLGVPATRAAFAALPLAELLRGVEQLLARGMPERDCAAFCMASPFRPTVDGTLLRAPVLQQLAQAAPQLQGMDVLVGSNDEEMRFYLAPDNRMAQVSEAALDSFCRATGLPPALAAAYPGSAGERLCALQSDYYYRLPALRIAELCASAGLRSFHYRFGWRSDACGGRMGAAHALEAPFVFNTLASNTARGLAGSAPPAALAQQMHAAWGRFVREGTPGWAPFQAGQRHTERLGATAGSADIALPLAAPAQWSAIFPSPGDPT; from the coding sequence GTGAGCGTGGCGCTGGCAGACGACACGCTTCTCTTGCATGGCCTGCGCGGCCGGCGCGAAGGCGGCGTGGCGGTGTTTCGCGGCATTCCCTATGCCCAGGCACCGACCGGCGCGCGCCGCTTTGCCGCGCCCGAGCCGGCGGGCCTGCCTGAAGGCGCGCACGACGCGCGGGCCTTTGGCCCAATCCCGCCACAGCCGCCGCGCCCCGGCGGCGCCCGCAGCGCGCAAGCGAGCATTGGCAACTGCCTGAACCTCAATATCTGGACGCCCGACCCCGCCGCGCGCGGCCTGCCGGTGCTGCTGTGGCTGCCCGGCGGCGGCTTTGTGCGTGCCGATGCCGGCCAGGACTGGTACGAGGGCGCGGGCTTTGCGCGCCAGGGCATCGTGTTTGTGTCGGTCAACTACCGCGTCGGCGTGGACGGTTTTGCCGCGCTGGACGGCGCGCCCGCCAACCGTGGCCTGCTGGACCAGATCGCCGCGCTGCAATGGGTGCAGCGCCACATCCAGCACTTTGGCGGCGACCCGGCGCAGGTCACGCTGGCCGGGCATTCGGCCGGCGCGGGCTCGGTGGCCTGCCTGCTGGGCCTGCCGCAGGCGCGCGGGCTGTTTCGCCGCGCCATATTGCAAAGCCCCAGCGTGGCCACGCTGGACACGGCCCAGGCCGGGCGCCTGGGCGCCGAGCTGGCCGCGCTGCTGGGCGTGCCGGCCACGCGCGCCGCCTTTGCCGCCCTGCCGCTGGCCGAGCTGCTGCGCGGCGTGGAGCAACTGTTGGCGCGCGGCATGCCCGAGCGCGACTGCGCGGCCTTTTGCATGGCCTCGCCCTTTCGCCCCACGGTGGACGGCACGCTGCTGCGCGCGCCGGTGCTGCAGCAACTGGCGCAGGCCGCGCCACAACTGCAGGGCATGGATGTACTGGTCGGCTCGAACGACGAAGAAATGCGCTTCTACCTGGCGCCAGACAACCGCATGGCCCAGGTCAGCGAGGCCGCGCTGGATAGCTTCTGCCGCGCCACCGGCCTGCCGCCCGCGCTGGCCGCCGCCTACCCCGGCAGTGCCGGCGAGCGGCTGTGCGCGCTGCAGTCTGATTACTACTACCGCCTGCCCGCGCTGCGCATAGCCGAGCTGTGCGCCAGCGCCGGCCTGCGCAGCTTCCACTACCGCTTTGGCTGGCGCTCGGACGCCTGCGGCGGCCGCATGGGCGCGGCCCATGCGCTGGAGGCGCCCTTTGTCTTCAACACCCTGGCCAGCAACACCGCACGCGGCCTGGCCGGCAGCGCGCCGCCTGCGGCGCTGGCGCAGCAAATGCACGCCGCCTGGGGCCGCTTCGTGCGTGAAGGCACGCCGGGCTGGGCGCCCTTCCAGGCCGGCCAGCGCCACACCGAACGACTCGGAGCCACCGCCGGCAGCGCGGACATCGCCCTGCCGCTGGCTGCGCCAGCGCAGTGGAGTGCTATCTTTCCCTCCCCCGGAGACCCCACATGA
- a CDS encoding tripartite tricarboxylate transporter substrate binding protein → MTTLTALRRGGIAAACALAALSASAQTPPYPDPHKIIQIIAMQPPGSSSETMARSWAECAARQLGQPVTVQNKPGANGVLAVRYLESQPRDGYTVMFIGMSQMAITPYIFKKPPYDPLKDFDGIALLSSTPMILTASPGSGIRSLADLARVARETKGQLNFASPGNGSPAHLLTTALADKLGAPMTHVPFVGEAAGMTSLMGNQVQLMTLVLGTAIPQVKAGKIVPLAVLAPQRSALLPDVPALAELMDFKDLERPAWGALVAAAGTPRPVIDRLNAVTQQCMADPALRERFAGMNISTVTSTPEDVKLWAARDTQVWRPLIEKLGLVTQ, encoded by the coding sequence ATGACGACATTAACCGCCCTGCGGCGCGGCGGAATCGCCGCGGCCTGCGCCCTTGCAGCCCTGAGCGCATCGGCCCAGACACCGCCTTACCCCGACCCGCACAAGATCATCCAGATCATCGCCATGCAGCCGCCCGGCAGCTCTTCCGAGACCATGGCGCGCAGCTGGGCGGAATGCGCGGCGCGGCAACTGGGGCAGCCGGTGACCGTGCAGAACAAGCCCGGCGCCAACGGCGTGCTGGCGGTGCGCTACCTGGAGAGCCAGCCGCGCGACGGCTACACGGTGATGTTCATAGGCATGTCGCAGATGGCCATCACGCCCTACATCTTCAAGAAGCCGCCGTACGACCCGCTGAAGGACTTCGACGGCATCGCGCTGCTGAGCAGCACCCCGATGATCCTCACGGCCAGCCCCGGCTCGGGCATTCGCAGCCTGGCCGACCTGGCCCGCGTGGCGCGCGAGACCAAGGGCCAGCTCAACTTCGCCTCGCCCGGCAACGGCAGCCCGGCGCACCTGCTGACCACGGCGCTGGCCGACAAGCTGGGCGCGCCCATGACCCACGTGCCCTTCGTTGGCGAGGCCGCCGGCATGACCAGCCTGATGGGCAACCAGGTGCAGCTGATGACGCTGGTGCTGGGCACCGCCATCCCGCAGGTCAAGGCCGGCAAGATCGTGCCGCTGGCGGTGCTGGCGCCGCAACGCTCGGCGCTGCTGCCGGATGTGCCGGCGCTGGCCGAGCTGATGGACTTCAAGGACCTGGAGCGCCCGGCCTGGGGCGCGCTGGTGGCCGCCGCCGGCACGCCGCGCCCGGTGATCGACCGCCTCAACGCCGTCACCCAGCAATGCATGGCCGACCCGGCCCTGCGCGAGCGCTTTGCCGGCATGAACATCAGCACCGTCACCTCGACCCCCGAAGACGTGAAGCTCTGGGCCGCGCGCGACACGCAGGTCTGGCGCCCGCTGATCGAGAAGCTCGGGCTGGTCACGCAGTGA
- a CDS encoding TetR/AcrR family transcriptional regulator — MPSPAPQRARRSHAERSRETQDHLIDTAIGVIQDKSFQGATIFEIAKSAGMTPGALQHHFSSKAVLMMRVVDRLTELGAASGGIWPDASGPLAERAQALVRTAWERIYEPPRFLAAWNVYFGCSTDEAVRDYIADKRLALQQGLRTRFHASFPELAGRPDADAFIDMVFTTLRGLGLLRLFGPQAAECEAQLAALAQTIVQRCQAD; from the coding sequence ATGCCAAGCCCTGCTCCACAACGCGCCCGGCGCAGCCACGCCGAGCGCAGCCGTGAAACCCAAGACCACCTGATAGACACCGCCATCGGCGTGATCCAGGACAAGAGCTTCCAGGGCGCGACGATTTTTGAGATTGCCAAGTCCGCCGGCATGACGCCCGGCGCGCTGCAGCACCACTTCAGCTCCAAGGCGGTGCTGATGATGCGGGTGGTAGACCGCCTGACCGAGCTCGGCGCGGCCAGCGGCGGCATCTGGCCCGACGCCAGCGGCCCGTTGGCCGAACGCGCCCAGGCCCTGGTGCGCACCGCCTGGGAGCGCATCTACGAGCCGCCGCGCTTTCTGGCCGCGTGGAACGTGTACTTCGGCTGCAGCACCGACGAGGCCGTGCGCGACTACATCGCCGACAAGCGCCTGGCGCTGCAGCAGGGCCTGCGCACGCGCTTTCACGCCAGCTTCCCCGAACTGGCCGGCCGCCCCGACGCCGACGCCTTCATCGACATGGTCTTCACCACGCTGCGCGGCCTGGGCCTGCTGCGGCTGTTTGGCCCGCAGGCTGCGGAATGCGAGGCGCAACTCGCCGCCCTGGCACAGACCATCGTGCAGCGTTGCCAGGCCGACTGA
- a CDS encoding EF-hand domain-containing protein, giving the protein MISVPTQVPARAARRRYTPAGFDTRSVMLFAGLALGAALAAHAQATPDGSPAAAPPAVSAAAAGKPDVPAIFARADANHDGQLSRIEAERLPDVARNFDRVDSNHDGSISLAELRSATGN; this is encoded by the coding sequence ATGATCTCTGTGCCAACGCAAGTTCCCGCCCGCGCTGCCCGCCGCCGCTACACCCCGGCCGGCTTCGACACCCGCAGCGTGATGCTGTTTGCCGGCCTGGCGCTGGGCGCCGCGCTGGCCGCCCATGCCCAGGCCACGCCCGATGGCAGCCCGGCCGCAGCCCCGCCGGCCGTGTCGGCGGCCGCAGCCGGCAAACCCGACGTGCCCGCCATCTTTGCCCGCGCCGACGCCAACCACGACGGCCAGCTGAGCCGCATCGAGGCCGAGCGCCTGCCCGACGTGGCACGCAACTTCGACCGCGTCGACAGCAACCACGACGGCTCGATCTCCCTGGCCGAGCTGCGCTCCGCCACCGGCAATTGA
- a CDS encoding cob(I)yrinic acid a,c-diamide adenosyltransferase: protein MGNRLTQIATRTGDDGTTGLGDNSRVPKDHLRVQAMGDVDELNSHIGLLLCEPLPEAVRTLLVDVQHHLFDLGGELSIPGFELLKDAALLQLDEALAAHNAALPRLAEFILPAGTRAASQAHVCRTVARRAERAVVALGHVDAVRDAPRRYLNRLSDLLFVLARVLNRVDGGDDVYWKSERMKRDAS from the coding sequence ATGGGCAACCGACTCACCCAGATCGCCACCCGCACCGGCGACGACGGCACCACCGGCCTCGGCGACAACAGCCGTGTGCCCAAGGACCACTTGCGCGTGCAGGCCATGGGCGATGTGGACGAGCTCAATTCCCACATCGGCCTGCTGCTGTGCGAGCCGCTGCCGGAGGCCGTGCGCACGCTGCTGGTGGATGTGCAGCACCACCTGTTCGACCTGGGCGGCGAGCTGTCCATCCCCGGCTTCGAGCTGCTGAAAGATGCCGCACTGCTGCAGCTGGACGAGGCCCTGGCCGCGCACAACGCTGCGCTGCCACGGCTGGCCGAATTCATCCTGCCTGCGGGCACGCGCGCCGCATCGCAGGCCCATGTCTGCCGCACCGTGGCGCGGCGTGCCGAGCGCGCCGTGGTGGCGCTGGGCCATGTGGATGCGGTGCGCGATGCGCCGCGCCGCTACCTCAATCGCCTGTCGGATCTGCTGTTTGTGCTGGCACGCGTGCTCAACCGCGTGGATGGCGGTGATGACGTGTATTGGAAGAGCGAGCGCATGAAACGCGACGCGTCCTGA